One window of the Ureibacillus sp. FSL W7-1570 genome contains the following:
- a CDS encoding GNAT family N-acetyltransferase, with the protein MCEVIEEGVLKDIPYHVKKLKVEHIPQILDLQQAVVDSLPDKQTLEPLSDEEFRFILEGNGLMIGVLIEDRLIAFRALLIPEMDDQGLGKDIGLTEEEDLKRVLYQEISNVHPDFRGYGLQKKMAQIIMKHIDMSNFDYVLATVMPYNIPSIKDKLHQGMYIAALKEKYGGKLRYIFFKPLHKKPKLKKESVFISMGDIEGQKNLLHNGYIGVAIKEQGDDWFVEYKKVLDEGLV; encoded by the coding sequence ATGTGTGAAGTGATCGAAGAAGGCGTTTTAAAAGATATTCCTTATCATGTGAAAAAGTTGAAGGTTGAACATATACCCCAAATTTTGGATCTCCAACAAGCTGTCGTTGATTCGCTCCCCGATAAACAAACATTAGAACCCCTCTCTGATGAGGAATTCCGGTTTATTTTAGAGGGCAATGGATTGATGATCGGAGTACTTATTGAAGATCGCCTCATCGCATTTCGTGCGCTTTTGATTCCGGAAATGGACGACCAGGGTCTGGGGAAAGATATCGGGTTGACGGAAGAAGAGGATTTGAAGCGGGTGCTTTACCAGGAAATTTCAAATGTACATCCCGATTTCCGCGGATATGGGCTGCAAAAGAAAATGGCCCAAATTATTATGAAACATATCGATATGTCCAATTTTGACTATGTGTTGGCGACAGTGATGCCTTATAATATCCCGAGCATTAAAGATAAACTGCATCAGGGGATGTATATCGCCGCGTTGAAAGAAAAATACGGCGGAAAATTACGGTATATTTTCTTCAAACCGCTGCACAAAAAACCAAAATTAAAAAAAGAATCCGTCTTCATATCCATGGGGGATATTGAAGGGCAAAAGAACCTGTTACATAATGGGTATATTGGGGTCGCCATCAAAGAGCAAGGCGACGACTGGTTTGTCGAATATAAAAAAGTATTGGATGAAGGCT